The nucleotide sequence TTTCGGCGGCGATGCTGTTTTCCATCTTCATGGCTTCCAACACGCAAATCGGGTCACCGGCTTCCACCGTGTCGCCCACCTCGACTAGCACTTTGACAATGGTGCCTTGCATGGGCACGGTCACCTG is from Acidimicrobiia bacterium and encodes:
- a CDS encoding biotin/lipoyl-binding protein; this translates as QVTVPMQGTIVKVLVEVGDTVEAGDPICVLEAMKMENSIAAEKAGTVTEVRISVGDSVGGGDVVAVVE